One part of the Coprobacter tertius genome encodes these proteins:
- a CDS encoding TatD family hydrolase, giving the protein MIDTHTHIYLPEFADDLDEIVSRSKESGVDHLILPNVDVETILCLQNTQKKFGAYCSAAMGLHPTSVEKNYKSVLDTVYEELNKSKYCGVGEIGIDLYWDKTYYKQQFDAFIKQVEWAAQRELPVIIHCRDAFEEIIKALKTIKYIPVKGVFHSFGGTPEQVKMIKELGDFYFGINGVVTFKNAHLEDTVKEIGISRLLLETDAPYLSPVPYRGKRNEPAFMVHTATRIAEILNVSFDEINDETTKNALSLFRLSL; this is encoded by the coding sequence ATGATAGATACACATACCCATATTTATTTACCGGAATTTGCAGATGATTTGGATGAGATTGTTTCCCGGTCGAAGGAATCGGGGGTGGATCATCTTATTTTGCCGAATGTCGATGTAGAAACTATTCTTTGTTTACAGAACACTCAAAAAAAGTTCGGCGCTTATTGTTCGGCGGCAATGGGGCTGCATCCTACGTCGGTAGAAAAAAATTATAAGTCGGTTCTCGATACCGTTTACGAAGAATTGAACAAATCGAAATATTGTGGTGTAGGGGAAATAGGAATCGATTTGTATTGGGATAAAACATATTATAAACAACAATTCGATGCTTTTATAAAACAGGTTGAATGGGCGGCTCAAAGGGAACTTCCCGTTATAATTCATTGTCGAGACGCTTTTGAAGAGATCATAAAAGCATTAAAAACGATTAAATATATCCCGGTAAAAGGGGTTTTTCACAGTTTTGGCGGGACTCCCGAACAGGTAAAAATGATTAAAGAGCTCGGGGATTTTTATTTCGGTATAAATGGGGTCGTTACTTTTAAAAATGCGCATTTGGAAGATACTGTAAAAGAAATCGGTATTTCTCGTTTATTACTCGAAACCGATGCCCCTTACTTGTCGCCTGTACCTTATCGGGGGAAGAGAAACGAACCTGCATTTATGGTACATACAGCTACCCGTATTGCAGAAATATTAAATGTATCTTTCGATGAAATAAATGACGAAACGACAAAAAATGCACTTTCGTTATTTCGGTTGTCGTTGTAA
- a CDS encoding polyprenyl synthetase family protein, whose product MKTTEQYIDIINKALSELPYPKVPDELYAPVRYELSLGGKRIRPLLTLMACEMFGLDYSQAIHPALGIEIFHNFTLLHDDVMDKAEVRRGKPTVHKVWNENSAILSGDAMQIIAYRQIAKTPERYMSRVLDVFSKTALEICEGQQYDIEFEHRDDVTEEEYLDMIRLKTAVLLGAALKIGAIIADAEPADADRLYRFGENIGLAFQLKDDYLDVYGDPAVFGKKLGGDILNNKKTYMLINALRLASGTEMELLKDWLKRTDYNPAEKIGAVTAIYDRLGIKELCEKKMKEYYDKATVLLDAVEVEDKYRSPLSALAADLMYRES is encoded by the coding sequence ATGAAGACGACAGAACAATATATAGATATAATAAATAAAGCCTTATCCGAATTACCTTATCCCAAAGTACCCGATGAGTTATATGCACCTGTCAGATACGAACTTTCTTTGGGTGGGAAGCGTATAAGACCCTTACTGACACTGATGGCTTGTGAAATGTTCGGTCTGGATTACAGCCAGGCGATACATCCTGCTTTAGGTATCGAAATTTTCCATAATTTTACCTTATTACACGATGATGTGATGGATAAGGCCGAGGTGCGCCGTGGAAAACCGACTGTACATAAAGTTTGGAATGAAAATAGTGCTATACTTTCGGGTGATGCCATGCAAATTATTGCTTATCGTCAGATTGCGAAAACACCAGAACGTTATATGAGCCGGGTTTTGGACGTATTTTCTAAAACGGCTCTCGAAATATGTGAAGGCCAGCAGTACGATATAGAGTTTGAGCATCGGGATGATGTAACCGAGGAGGAATATTTGGATATGATTCGTCTGAAGACTGCGGTATTGTTGGGAGCAGCTTTGAAAATAGGGGCGATTATTGCCGATGCGGAACCAGCTGATGCCGATCGGTTATACCGTTTTGGCGAGAATATCGGTTTGGCATTTCAGCTAAAAGACGATTATCTCGATGTTTATGGTGACCCGGCAGTTTTCGGGAAAAAATTAGGAGGGGATATCCTTAATAATAAAAAAACGTATATGTTGATTAATGCTTTACGCCTTGCAAGTGGGACGGAAATGGAACTCTTGAAGGATTGGCTTAAACGTACCGATTATAATCCTGCCGAAAAGATAGGGGCTGTAACCGCTATATACGATCGTTTGGGGATTAAAGAGCTTTGTGAAAAGAAAATGAAAGAATATTACGATAAAGCCACCGTTTTACTCGATGCGGTAGAAGTGGAGGATAAATACCGTTCTCCTTTATCGGCTTTAGCTGCCGATTTAATGTATCGAGAAAGTTAA
- the porQ gene encoding type IX secretion system protein PorQ, whose translation MLELNLMRMNRIFFCLLCCLFYNLQGWSQEGKSSYDFLNLPVSTHVNALGGNNISIIEEDVAVTNQNPALLGPEMDLQLNLNYMRYVAGINIAGFTFAKAAGDRGAWAAGLQYLGYGEMKLTEPDGSITGKFNPKDIIFNGIYSHDLNDRWRGGINAKLVYSQYEQYSALALCVDLGVNYYNPEKDLSMSILVKNAGGQLKRFNDKFERMPWDIQLGLSKTLDHAPFRFSVTAQHLTRWKLPYTYLDSNLNNNEGDLKEKNNFASNLFRHLIFAVDYIPSQNLYIAIGYNYKTRTDMKSYNRNFLSGFTAGAGIKVRMFSIGASVAQHHKGGTSFMFNLNTNLNDLLGSR comes from the coding sequence ATGCTCGAACTCAATTTAATGCGAATGAACCGGATCTTTTTTTGCCTTTTGTGTTGTCTATTTTACAATTTACAAGGATGGAGCCAGGAAGGGAAATCGTCATACGATTTTCTTAATCTACCTGTTTCAACTCACGTAAACGCATTAGGAGGAAATAATATCTCGATCATTGAAGAAGATGTAGCGGTAACAAACCAAAATCCGGCATTACTGGGTCCGGAAATGGATCTTCAACTTAACCTAAATTACATGCGTTATGTAGCAGGCATAAATATTGCCGGCTTTACCTTCGCTAAAGCGGCAGGAGACCGGGGCGCATGGGCTGCCGGATTACAATATCTCGGATATGGGGAAATGAAACTTACCGAACCGGATGGTTCCATCACCGGTAAATTCAATCCGAAGGATATAATCTTTAACGGTATATACTCGCATGACTTAAACGATCGCTGGCGAGGCGGAATAAATGCAAAATTGGTATATTCACAATACGAGCAGTATTCTGCACTTGCTTTGTGCGTCGATTTGGGGGTAAATTATTACAATCCCGAAAAAGACCTGTCGATGTCGATACTCGTAAAAAATGCAGGAGGGCAGTTAAAACGATTTAATGATAAGTTCGAACGTATGCCTTGGGATATTCAACTGGGGCTTTCCAAAACCCTCGATCACGCCCCTTTCAGATTTTCTGTCACAGCACAGCATCTTACTCGTTGGAAACTGCCTTATACCTACCTCGATTCTAATCTCAACAATAACGAAGGAGACCTGAAAGAAAAAAATAACTTTGCTTCGAACCTTTTCAGACACCTTATATTTGCGGTGGATTATATTCCTTCTCAAAATCTGTATATCGCTATCGGATACAACTATAAAACACGTACCGATATGAAATCATACAATCGTAACTTCCTTTCGGGATTTACGGCCGGTGCCGGTATAAAAGTAAGAATGTTCAGTATCGGAGCCTCTGTCGCTCAACACCATAAGGGGGGGACATCTTTCATGTTTAATCTGAATACCAATCTCAACGATCTTCTCGGCTCTCGTTAA
- a CDS encoding helix-turn-helix transcriptional regulator has translation MNVLTRLYETLSLIDKIKNTPYLSIEELTLFINSLREDGQTYSVRQVKQKIREIKINWHISIEYSRYYKGYYLPAQENREIQRITDALYVFYALTNSPEIVFPEKHIDAQNRYLPALAKAVTNRCELQFDYHSFSKETFEIKTVEPVALKESYSHWYLLGKYPGKERLRSFSLDRIRNPKVTGRIYKQPASENIENLFADSFGMFSGKQYPAEDVILSFDSLTGKYLKNKPLHHSQTVLCDIPGQFVVQLHVRITPDFISELMSHAESLQVIHPVSLKKRITEVFAMGIVRNRF, from the coding sequence ATGAACGTTTTAACACGCTTATATGAGACTTTATCACTTATAGATAAAATAAAAAATACTCCTTATTTATCTATCGAAGAACTGACACTCTTTATCAATTCACTTCGGGAAGATGGTCAAACATATTCGGTACGACAAGTAAAACAAAAAATCCGAGAGATAAAGATAAACTGGCATATTTCGATCGAATACAGTCGATACTATAAGGGTTATTACCTTCCTGCACAAGAAAACAGAGAGATACAAAGGATTACCGATGCCCTGTATGTTTTTTATGCATTGACGAATTCACCCGAAATCGTATTTCCGGAAAAACACATCGATGCGCAAAACAGGTATTTACCAGCTTTAGCAAAAGCCGTGACAAACCGATGTGAACTACAGTTCGATTATCATAGTTTTTCAAAAGAGACTTTCGAGATCAAAACGGTAGAACCGGTAGCTCTGAAAGAATCATATTCTCACTGGTATCTTTTAGGGAAATACCCCGGAAAAGAACGGCTGAGATCTTTTTCCCTCGATCGAATCAGAAACCCTAAGGTTACAGGTAGGATATACAAACAACCCGCATCAGAGAATATAGAAAATTTATTTGCCGACAGCTTCGGGATGTTTTCAGGCAAACAATATCCGGCAGAAGACGTTATACTGTCGTTCGACTCCCTTACCGGAAAATATCTGAAGAACAAACCCTTGCATCACTCACAAACCGTTCTCTGCGATATACCGGGCCAATTTGTCGTTCAACTCCACGTTCGCATTACTCCCGATTTTATTTCGGAATTAATGTCGCACGCAGAATCGTTACAAGTAATACATCCTGTTTCATTAAAAAAACGTATTACGGAGGTATTTGCAATGGGTATCGTGCGTAACCGTTTTTAA
- the cmk gene encoding (d)CMP kinase: MIYYISLSRLFTIIETNMNANNNIVIAIDGFSSCGKSTMAKELAKKLGYIYIDSGAMYRAVTLFCIQNGLVTNGVIDEDRLKDEMRNIKIEFRINSEGRPETYLNDKNVEQEIRSMQVSNLVSPVSAIGFVREAMTRLQQDMGRRKGIVMDGRDIGTTVFPNAELKIFVTASSDTRAKRRLEEMLRKGQTATYDEVLKNVEERDYIDQHRTVSPLRKADDAILLDNSHMTLEQQDQWLYNEYLKAVKK, from the coding sequence ATGATTTATTACATTTCTCTTTCGCGCCTTTTCACAATAATTGAAACGAATATGAACGCAAATAATAACATAGTAATCGCAATCGACGGTTTCTCATCTTGCGGAAAAAGTACGATGGCAAAGGAGTTAGCGAAAAAATTAGGTTATATTTATATCGACAGCGGAGCTATGTACAGAGCCGTAACCTTATTTTGCATACAAAACGGTTTAGTGACAAACGGTGTTATCGATGAAGACCGTTTAAAAGACGAAATGAGAAATATTAAAATCGAATTCAGAATAAATTCCGAAGGACGTCCCGAAACTTACCTGAACGATAAAAACGTAGAACAAGAAATACGAAGTATGCAAGTATCCAATCTGGTAAGTCCGGTAAGTGCAATCGGATTTGTAAGAGAAGCGATGACACGCCTGCAACAGGACATGGGTCGTCGAAAAGGGATTGTCATGGATGGCCGAGATATCGGAACTACCGTTTTTCCAAATGCCGAATTAAAAATATTCGTTACTGCATCATCCGACACACGGGCCAAAAGAAGGCTCGAAGAAATGCTGCGAAAAGGACAAACCGCTACTTACGATGAGGTACTCAAAAATGTAGAAGAACGGGATTATATCGATCAGCACAGAACTGTAAGTCCTCTGCGTAAAGCTGATGACGCTATTCTGCTCGACAATTCGCATATGACTCTCGAGCAACAGGATCAATGGTTGTACAATGAATACTTAAAAGCAGTAAAAAAGTAA
- a CDS encoding 4-hydroxy-3-methylbut-2-enyl diphosphate reductase, with the protein MVKIEIDSGSGFCFGVVNAIKKAEEELNKSGILYCLGDIVHNNHEVDRLKAKGLITIDHEKLKELHDVKVLLRAHGEPPETYRIARENRIEIIDATCPVVLQLQKKIKESYKDTDKTNSQIVIYGKPGHAEVNGLVGQTDGKATIIEGIEDLTKINFDQEIRLYSQTTKSVEGFKHIVSEINRKKKEGTSFLFYDTICRQVANRIPNIRDFARKHELILFVSGKKSSNGRVLFEECLSVNPQSKLVSNKDEIEESWLEGKRSIGICGATSTPKWLMEDVYEFLKSKLQD; encoded by the coding sequence ATGGTAAAAATCGAGATCGACAGCGGATCCGGATTCTGTTTCGGTGTAGTTAACGCCATAAAAAAAGCAGAAGAAGAGCTCAATAAAAGCGGGATATTGTACTGCCTTGGAGACATTGTGCACAACAACCATGAAGTCGACCGGTTAAAAGCCAAAGGCCTCATTACTATCGACCACGAAAAGTTAAAAGAATTGCATGATGTTAAGGTCCTCTTACGTGCTCACGGAGAACCTCCTGAAACTTACCGTATCGCCCGGGAGAATCGCATCGAGATCATCGACGCCACTTGTCCTGTCGTTCTGCAACTGCAAAAAAAAATAAAAGAATCATATAAAGATACCGACAAAACTAACAGTCAGATCGTTATTTACGGAAAACCGGGGCATGCCGAAGTAAATGGTCTTGTCGGACAAACAGATGGAAAGGCTACCATTATAGAAGGAATAGAAGACCTCACGAAGATAAACTTCGATCAGGAAATACGGCTCTATTCGCAAACAACTAAATCGGTAGAAGGTTTTAAACATATTGTTTCTGAAATAAACCGAAAGAAAAAAGAAGGAACTTCTTTCCTATTTTACGATACCATCTGCCGCCAAGTAGCCAACCGCATTCCGAACATTCGGGACTTTGCACGAAAACACGAGCTCATTCTTTTCGTAAGCGGGAAAAAAAGTTCGAACGGAAGAGTTCTTTTCGAAGAATGTCTAAGTGTAAACCCTCAATCGAAACTCGTTTCCAATAAAGACGAAATCGAGGAAAGTTGGCTCGAAGGGAAACGAAGTATAGGTATTTGTGGAGCCACATCTACCCCTAAATGGCTTATGGAAGACGTATATGAATTTTTAAAATCGAAATTACAGGATTAA